The genomic DNA ATGCGGATGAAGGAATAAACAAGgaaataatatattcatttagCTCTTTGGTCCCACCCAACATAAGAAGGAAATTTCTAATGAATGAAAGGACtggagaaataagagtaaatgatGCTATTGACTTTGAGGATAGTAACACTTATGAAATCCATGTAGATGTTACAGATAAAGGAACTCCACCAATGGTTGGTCACTGCAGCGTCCTATTGGAAATACTGGATGAAAATGATAATTCACCTGAGGTGGTAGTCACTTCTTTGGCTCTTCCGGTGCGAGAGGATGCTCAAGTGGGCACCGTCATAGCCTTGATTAGCGTGTCCGATCATGACTCTGGCGCCAACGGGCAGGTGATTTGCTCACTAACACCCCATATCCCATTCAAACTAGTATCCACCTTCAAGAATTACTATTCCCTGGTACTGGAGAGCGCCTTGGACCGCGAAAGTGTGGCTAACTATGAGCTGGTGGTGACCGCGAGGGACGGGGGCTCGCCTTCGCTGTCGGCCACGGCCAGCGTGTCCGTGGACGTGGCCGACGTGAACGACAACGCGCCCACGTTCGCGCAGCCCGAGTACACGGTGTTCGTGAAGGAGAACAACCCGCCCGGCTGCCACATCTTCACCGTGTCGGCGCGGGACGCGGACGCGCAGGAGAACGCGCTGGTGTCGTACTCGCTGGTGGAGCGGCGGGTGGGCGAGCGAGCGCTGTCGAGCTACGTGTCTGTGCACGCGGAGAGCGGCAAGGTGTACGCGCTGCAGCCGCTGGACCACGAGGAGCTGGAGCTGCTGCAGTTCCAGGTGAGCGCGCGCGACGCGGGCGTGCCGCCTCTGGGCAGCAACGTGACGCTGCAGGTGTTCGTGCTGGACGAGAACGACAACGCGCCCGCGCTGCTGCCACCCGGGCCTGGGGGCGTGGCCGGCGCGGTGAGCCAGCTGGTGGCGTGGTCGGTGGGCGCGGGCCACGTGGTGGCGAAGGTGCGCGCGGTGGACGCGGACTCGGGCTACAACGCGTGGCTGTCGTACGAGCTGCAGGCGGCGGCGGGGGCCGCGCGCAGCCCGTTCCGCGTGGGGCTGTACACGGGCGAGATCAGCACGACGCGCGCCCTGGACGAGGCGGACGCGCCACGCCAGCGCCTGCTGGTGCTGGTGAAGGACCACGGCGAGCCGGCGCTGACGGCCACGGCCACCGTGCTGCTGTCGCTGGAGGACAGCGGCCAGGCGCCCAAGGCCTCTTCGCGGGCGTCGACGGGCGCCGCTGGAGCGGAGGCGGCTCTGGTGGATGTGAACGTGTACCTGATCGTCGCCATCTGCGCGGTGTCCAGCCTGTTTGTGCTCACGCTGCTGCTGTACACGGCGCTGCGGTGCTCGGCGCCTCCCAGCGAGGGCGCGTGCGGGCCCGGGAAGCCCAGGCTGGTGTGCTCCAGCGCGGTGGGGAGCTGGTCTTACTCGCAGCAGAGGCGGCAGAGAGTGTGCTCTGGGGAGGGACCGCCCAAGGCAGATCTCATGGCCTTCAGTCCCAGCCTTCCACCGTGTCCTCTACCAGCCGTAGAAGTGGAAGAAGAGTCTACTGAAGGTGATCACTGTAGCAAGGTAGGttattgtttattttcatattttgctttgtgaatattttatttcactactTTTCCTCTCAAATATATGTCACCAAGGAATATCACCATACTTTGTCTAAATAGTATATATTTCTATAATACCTCAAATATTTCTAGTAATATCTTCTGTGATGTAGTTTATTCTAGAAATGCTCTTTATATTTTGTTGACAGTACCCTGTGCATCAACTTTTGCTGGATACTTCACTTTTTAACAATACACCATTTATTCTGAATTCATTTATACTTTCTGATATAAATATTTGCTGTAGATTGCAGGGTTTGATTTTTTCCATAAATCACTATCATTTTATGTTACAATATTTGTAAGAATAGtatctataattttatttaatttttaaatgtaaaatttgaaaTGGCCCTGTTACATTAACAAAAAGACTTCTATGATCAGTTCCTGTCACAATGAAAATGTAGATTTTGCTCCCTAAGTAAACAACAAATATGTGTACTGTGACATAACTTATAATGCATTCTTGAACTTAAGAATTTACACTTTATTCTTAATAGTAGAGTATGTAGACTGGAAGATCATTCATAAAAAGTCCTAATTTatggaaatgaaattattttgaacttaattttttttcatttttgtctgctttttactgatttttctttttactgattttAGTCTGATAGTCTTTCACTGGCTctgttataatataaatatttttaaaactttgtggaCAACTTCTTTCATTCAATTCAGAATGATTAAGATTTTAGAATAAAACCACAAATATCCCAAATCAAGGATCGATTTTAACACTTGCCAAAAAAGTTAgtgcatttcttttaaaactgtaacatcttatttttataaaCGTATTTAATATGCTCTTTATTAGACGACATTAAAATGAGGCTAATCATGAGCATTCCTTGGCTTTTGATGGGATAGTATTCTTGATAGTCTGTTTCAAGATGAGTAACAAACTCATAGGTTTATTGGTACATTGTAGTAATATAGCTGTATGATAGCCTTGGAATGTGGGAGCACTAAAAATTATCTTTCATAAATCAATGAAGAAATTCTTCATACTAAAAACGGAATGGACCTTCAAGATGGAGTCATTCCCAAAGGGAGTGGAGCATTTCAATCAGCAAACATGAGGTTTATTTCTTAGAATTTAGTCGCCCTCATTGCTAAAATTTTTCCTGCTCTTCTTTAGGCAAATATATTGGCATTAAATTTATGGCTTCCACAATTAacaaaagaattagaaataattaGAACTATAAATCTTTGGCAGAGATTTATAATTATTGAAACTGTTAAATAGTGTTCAAAATAAAGACTGTAGCTCACTTTTACATAAAACCTAAGATTTCCTTGggtagctatttatttatttatttatttatttatttatttatttatttatttattcattcattcattcattcattcattcattcattttagtaGAGAAATTTGGGGTTTTCCCACTGACTGCCATCTTACCGGAAAGATTTCAAACATTGGATAGTTGGTTCCTTAACAATcttgaaaatgattaaaatattcttCTAAGACAACACTGATAAACTTTATTGCAATTGATAACAATTGTTACActaatttcagtgttttaaaatttgagataaaacatgaaaataaaattgagtgagtaaatgagatttaaaatacTCTTCATATCCAAGTCTGCTTAAACCAACTCTGGAATAAAATGGGTATAAACAAAGTGAGAAATATAACATGAATTTCTGATTAGTGggcttttgggggggggattatAAAGAGATTATGTTTACAAATAGCAGTGGATATAATGCAAATTTAGATTGTGCTTCCGGATGTAAATTACAACATTCACCCTGAATAGatacaataaattttttaaaaaactttaaaatgagacaaagataaatatgctttgtatttcTCAGAGTCAGTACCTGGTAAATTCATTAACATCAAAGCAAATACGTTTTTGGACAAACTGATAAGTAGCTTGCATATTAGAACTGATTTGAAACATCATCATGTTGAGATGGTAACTTAGAGAACCGTCATTTTGAGTTATCCTCTACACAACTGGACTAAATGTTTAGAATAATTTAACATATTATAAGGATTAAGCAATAGAAAATTATAGAATGCTAACAATGGGGTAAACTCAATACAAGCCAGTCAAAAATGATTAAATTCTAAAGTTAAAAAACCATGTCACTAGTAAACTACAAATATGgatattttcatgtttatatacattatataattagTGCAGTAGTGTGTTCTCTTAGATGtctatatccaaaaaaaaaaaaaaactcttcttggAATTCTTATTTGTAAAACCGAACCACCTTTAAAGAAACAGTGGTCACACACAGGAAATATataatgaaagaattaaaagcCCACAGAGAAAAACATGGACCAGAACGAAGAAATCATGAAAGAAGCAAcgtaaagtaaaagaaatagtATAAACGGCAAACGCACTTCCACTTTGAGCCACAGGATGTCGTTGTTCTCCAAGGAGAGGATTGTTTCAAccgaaaaaaaattacattattccCGGACCAGAAAGACTCGTCACAGTTCCGGTGCTTTAAAGACTATGAACACATCCATATTAAGATCAGCTGGAATATCAGGAACAAAAACTCAGAAGAAAGGTCTCAAAAGGACTACATCTTTCTACTTAAGAAATGTTAATTTACTAACCAGAAGCGAGGCACGATGTTAGCTTCAGGACCAGGTGGCGCGGGAGCCAGGCCCCTGCTGCTGTCGTTTCTGCTCCTTGCAACCTGGGAGGCCGGCAGCGGCCAGGTCCACTACTCCGTCTCCGAGGAGGCGAAACACGGCACCTTCGTGGGCCGCATCGCGCAGgacctggggctggagctggcggAGCTGGTGCCGCGCCTGTTCCGGGTGGCGTCCAAGGGACCCGGGGATCTTCTGGAGGTAAACCTGCAGAATGGCATTTTGTTTGTGAATTCTCGGATCGACCGGGAGGAGCTGTGCGGGCGGAGCGCGGAGTGCAGCATCCACCTGGAGGTGATCGTGGACAGGCCGCTGCAGGTGTTCCACGTGGAGGTGGAGGTGAAGGACATTAACGACAATCCGCCTGTGTTCCCAGCGacacacaaaaatctgtttaTTTCCGAAAGTAGGGCTCTTGACTCTCATTTTTCACTAGAGGGCGCCTCTGATGCAGACATTGGGACCAACGCTCTGCTGACTTACAGACTGAGCCCCAACGAGTATTTCTCTCTGGACACACCAACCAACGACGAGCAGATAAAACCGCTAGAATTAGTACTAAAAAAACCTTTAGACAGGGAAGCCGCTTCAGAGCTTCTCTTGGTGCTCAAAGCAACGGATGGAGGAAAACCTGAGCTGACAGGTACCGTCGACTTACACATCACAGTGCTGGATGTAAATGACAACGCCCCAGTGTTTGACAAAGCAGTTCTACGAATAAAATTACTGGAAAATGCAAGAAATGGTACAATGGTTATTAGACTTAACGCCTCGGATTTGGACGAGGGTTTAAACGGCCACATTCTTTATTCCTTTGCAACTGATGTCTCTCCCAATACAGAAGCCGCTTTTCGCATAGATTCAATCAGtggagaaataaaagtaaatggaaaaattgattttgaagaaaataaattgtgGAAACTTCACATAGAAGCAGTTGACAAAGGAAATCCCCCAATGTTTGGTCACTGCACAATCTTGATAGACGTCTTGGACATCAACGATAATGCTCCCGAGTTGCTAGTGACTTCGCTTTTGCTCTCTGTTCCAGAGGATGCTTTACTGGGGACAGTCATCGCTCTAATCAGTGTAACCGATCGAGACGCAGGTGGCAATGGGCAAGTGATCTGCTCACTAGCACCTGAAGTCCCCTTCAAGCTGGTGTCTACCTTCAAGAATTACTATTCGCTGGTGCTAGACAGCACCTTGGACCGCGAGAGCGTGGCCAACTATGAGCTGGTGGTGACGGCGAGGGACGGGGGCTCGCCTTCGCTGTCGGCCACGGCCAGCGTGTCCGTGGACGTGGCCGACGTGAACGACAACGCGCCCACGTTCGCGCAGCCCGAGTACACGGTGTTCGTGAAGGAGAACAACCCGCCCGGCTGCCACATCTTCACCGTGTCGGCGCGGGACGCGGACGCACAGGAGAACGCGCTGGTGTCGTACTCGCTGGTGGAGCGGCGGGTGGGCGAGCGAGCGCTGTCGAGCTACGTGTCTGTGCACGCGGAGAGCGGCAAGGTGTACGCGCTGCAGCCGCTGGACCACGAGGAGCTGGAGCTGCTGCAGTTCCAGGTGAGCGCGCGCGACGCGGGCGTGCCGCCTCTGGGCAGCAACGTGACGCTGCAGGTGTTCGTGCTGGACGAGAACGACAACGCGCCCGCGCTGCTGCCAcccgggcctgggggcggggccggcgcagTGAGCCAGCTGGTGGCGCGGTCGGTGGGCGCGGGCCACGTGGTGGCGAAGGTGCGCGCGGTGGACGCGGACTCGGGCTACAACGCGTGGCTGTCGTACGAGCTGCAGGCGGCGGCGGGGGCCGCGCGCAGCCCGTTCCGCGTGGGGCTGTACACGGGCGAGATCAGCACGACGCGCGCCCTGGACGAGGCGGACGCGCCACGCCAGCGCCTGCTGGTGCTGGTGAAGGACCACGGCGAGCCGGCGCTGACGGCCACGGCCACCGTGCTGCTGTCGCTGGAGGACAGCGGCCAGGCGCCCAAGGCCTCTTCGCGGGCGTCGACGGGCGCCGCTGGAGCCGAAGCGGCTCTGGTGGATGTGAACGTGTACCTGATCGTCGCCATCTGCGCGGTGTCCAGCCTGTTTGTGCTCACGCTGCTGCTGTACACGGCGCTGCGGTGCTCGGCGCCGCCCAGCGAGGGCGCGTGCGGGCCCGGGAAGCCCAGGCTGGTGTGCTCCAGCGCGGTGGGGAGCTGGTCTTACTCGCAGCAGAGGCGGCAGAGGGTGTGCTCTGGGGAGGGACCGCCCAAAAGCGACCTCATAGCCTTCAGTCCTAGCGTTCCTCCTGGTTCGAGTTCTGGAGATTCTGGGGATCAACAGGAGTTTTGCGAGAAAGTAAGTACAGTAATTCTGGGATATCTTGCCTATTAATGTCAATCACATAGTACTTCACCAGCAAATTACTCTAAGTCCATtgcttcaattctttttttttaaaaaaaatttgtctttGGCTTGTGATGGTTTATTCTAAAGCACTGTGGAAGTCTAgccattttattacttttcaCCACAGTCTTCTTGAACACACGGGGAATATTATTTAGTTggtaggaataataataatggtagtaataataatgaaatagatGGCCAAAGCTTCCTATAAATGAGGAAGACTAAGTCAGCCAGGAAGGACACAAGGATCACTGATGGGAAATGGAGGATGTGGGTAAGGCTCAAATCTTCTACTTCTCAGTTTTGCAGCAGTTCATTCTtcctattcattttcttattctaatTGGTGTCCTCTACTCTTTATGTTTATGCATTCAAAATTACCATAATAATGCATAATTCCATAATTTCGTTAATTTGAGTTTAATATGTTTAAATTCTTATCTTCCTATAATCTATAAGTTTGTATATTACTGATGGGTGTGAGCTATTGAGGTggccttattttataaatgactttttttctttataatcaaTGGCGTGCTTCTTGGTGATAGTGGAGAGAATTTTAGCCTTTCCTTTGGAGATGGTTTTacgttttttggtttttaaccCCTTCGTAtttaaactcattttcttcatagTCTTCAACTACTTCAGAtagacaacttttaaaaaatttctattataaCGATTTTGCTAATTGCCCACTGACCTCATTGCTGCTGTCCTCCACATTAATTAGCTACACTCTTCTATTTCATTTGGAAGATTTATTTGAGCATTGGTCATATGCATATTTCTTGCATTCATGGTACTTGTCATGACGCTAtatggaaaaattttaagtagaaaaattCATACTTCTTTGTGCTTTGGGTTTCAAAACTGTCTTTCTATATACGAGGAATTGTGATACATCTGCCTTTGTTCACCAAGCTGCTTGGTCCTCAGAATGACATTgctttaaataatttatgtataaCAACCATGGAATATCTGTAAAGGTCCTTTCACTTGACAATGTTGCTGTTCATCACATTTCAGAATTTAACATTgtgtacttaaattttttttaactttaggtaCATTCGATGCAAACTCTTTTTTGTCCCAATGTTGTATTCATGTGGATTGTTTTCTCTAAAGAGATCACAGAGaacttattttgttctttttagctCTAATGTACAAATTAGTGATTCTTTAATTGTATTGTGTGGAGAAATAAATTGTATATGATAGACTTACATTGGGGATGAGAACCGTGGTATAGGTAGGGTAAAGTCAATAGAAATGCTAAGAAGGTCTTAGTGGCTATTTTCTACCAAGAAAGTAGGATGATTTCCATGAAGATTTCCATGAAGGTTAGGAAatcttcagaaaaggaaagaccATACCCTAGTTTTTGGTACTGGAATTCTCTTCATCCATAGCTATAGAATAGAACAACAGCAAATATTGGTCACTAACTATAATCAACCGCCACTATTTGAGATATTTCTATCTGTAAGACATAGTGTGAAGGtcttaaaatacataattttacttAACCCCTATAACAACTTGTCAAGTACATGACTATCCAAAATTTAAGGATAAGAGTGGTAAGAtgtttatctatcttatctaCTGCCACTTAGCTACTACAGGATAGAGATGATATTCAAATGCATATCTTTGAGATTTGACAACCATTCTTTTATTCCCTGTAGAACTCTATAGAGTAAATCTTGTCTCTGATCAGGCATAGTTCTGGCTAGAAAAATCAAGCACAAGCTGTATACAAGTGAATCCTCCTGTTATCTTTAGGAAAAAACCTTCATGATTATCTTCATGGTTAACTTTGTACAATACTATATTTAAGGTAGGAATTAAGATTTTTTATGTTGTtaggtgattttcttttctcagaaTGTTTGTGATCGTCATTGTCATTCGTCCTAGTTAACATCACATTGAGATAGGTATTTACATTATTTGACCAGTAAATAATTAAGAGTTGTCTTATAAGAATTATTTATTAGTTGTTTGGGAGTGATATAAATAAGTAGAATTATTTAATATATGAGGAAAATCAGAAGACTGGTCTGCACTGACCTTGCAGAACACCAAAGCCAAATGATACATACAAAAATGACCTTGTCCTTTTAACACTGTGAATAAGAATAATGTTTTGGACAAATATAAGTGGTAATATGATTATTTCTTGGATCCTGAACACCAACAAAGGATCACTAATTGTTTCCAAAATTGCATACTTTG from Camelus bactrianus isolate YW-2024 breed Bactrian camel chromosome 3, ASM4877302v1, whole genome shotgun sequence includes the following:
- the LOC105082215 gene encoding protocadherin alpha-10-like; the protein is MLASGPGGAGARPLLLSFLLLATWEAGSGQVHYSVSEEAKHGTFVGRIAQDLGLELAELVPRLFRVASKGPGDLLEVNLQNGILFVNSRIDREELCGRSAECSIHLEVIVDRPLQVFHVEVEVKDINDNPPVFPATHKNLFISESRALDSHFSLEGASDADIGTNALLTYRLSPNEYFSLDTPTNDEQIKPLELVLKKPLDREAASELLLVLKATDGGKPELTGTVDLHITVLDVNDNAPVFDKAVLRIKLLENARNGTMVIRLNASDLDEGLNGHILYSFATDVSPNTEAAFRIDSISGEIKVNGKIDFEENKLWKLHIEAVDKGNPPMFGHCTILIDVLDINDNAPELLVTSLLLSVPEDALLGTVIALISVTDRDAGGNGQVICSLAPEVPFKLVSTFKNYYSLVLDSTLDRESVANYELVVTARDGGSPSLSATASVSVDVADVNDNAPTFAQPEYTVFVKENNPPGCHIFTVSARDADAQENALVSYSLVERRVGERALSSYVSVHAESGKVYALQPLDHEELELLQFQVSARDAGVPPLGSNVTLQVFVLDENDNAPALLPPGPGGGAGAVSQLVARSVGAGHVVAKVRAVDADSGYNAWLSYELQAAAGAARSPFRVGLYTGEISTTRALDEADAPRQRLLVLVKDHGEPALTATATVLLSLEDSGQAPKASSRASTGAAGAEAALVDVNVYLIVAICAVSSLFVLTLLLYTALRCSAPPSEGACGPGKPRLVCSSAVGSWSYSQQRRQRVCSGEGPPKSDLIAFSPSVPPGSSSGDSGDQQEFCEKVSTVILGYLAY
- the LOC105061745 gene encoding protocadherin alpha-10 isoform X4 is translated as MLFYSLSGPKTQRLLLSFLLVAAWEAGSGQVHYSVPEEAKHGTFVGRIAQDLGLELAELVPRLFRVASKGRGDLLEINLQNGILFVNSRIDREELCGRSAECSIHLEVIVDRPLQVFHVEVEVKDINDNPPVFSASEQKLSIPESRLLDSRFPLEGASDADVGENAMLTYRLSPNEFFTLDIINKKDKGKFPVLVLQKLLDREENPQLQLLLTATDGGKPELKGSVTLQISVLDANDNAPIFDRSIYEVKMYENSANQTLVIWLNASDADEGINKEIIYSFSSLVPPNIRRKFLMNERTGEIRVNDAIDFEDSNTYEIHVDVTDKGTPPMVGHCSVLLEILDENDNSPEVVVTSLALPVREDAQVGTVIALISVSDHDSGANGQVICSLTPHIPFKLVSTFKNYYSLVLESALDRESVANYELVVTARDGGSPSLSATASVSVDVADVNDNAPTFAQPEYTVFVKENNPPGCHIFTVSARDADAQENALVSYSLVERRVGERALSSYVSVHAESGKVYALQPLDHEELELLQFQVSARDAGVPPLGSNVTLQVFVLDENDNAPALLPPGPGGVAGAVSQLVAWSVGAGHVVAKVRAVDADSGYNAWLSYELQAAAGAARSPFRVGLYTGEISTTRALDEADAPRQRLLVLVKDHGEPALTATATVLLSLEDSGQAPKASSRASTGAAGAEAALVDVNVYLIVAICAVSSLFVLTLLLYTALRCSAPPSEGACGPGKPRLVCSSAVGSWSYSQQRRQRVCSGEGPPKADLMAFSPSLPPCPLPAVEVEEESTEGDHCSKPRQPNPDWRYSASLRAGMHSSVHLEEAGILRAGPGGPDQQWPTVSSATPEPEAGEVSPPVGAGVNSNSWTFKYGPGNPKQSGPGELPDKFIIPGSPAIISIRQEPTNSQIDKSDFITFGKKEETKKKKKKKKGSKTQEKKEKGNSTTDNSDQ